The genome window TTCTTCATAACAACGGGTGGTTCTTCTTCACCAAGCACAACACTATATGCCTGTTTTTTAACTTCACGGGTGAAGTTTATCTCCTCTGCAAGTGGTACACCATCCTTCTCTTGTTCTTGGGTTTTCTTGAGCAAAGGACCCAAAAACAGATCCAACATGTCTTGTGTAGGATTTCCTGACATAGTCGGCTTACAGGTCGGACCTTCACCTGTCAGATTCTCCACTGCAATACTAGAAGAACTAGTTCCTCGATCTTGAAATGATCTGGTGTTTCCTTGAGGGACTCTAA of Coffea eugenioides isolate CCC68of unplaced genomic scaffold, Ceug_1.0 ScVebR1_1353;HRSCAF=2190, whole genome shotgun sequence contains these proteins:
- the LOC113755257 gene encoding uncharacterized protein LOC113755257; this translates as MEDLMSIAKEFVQDDEVAQPVVSLKHEHRDEDAHSQHIQCGSSIRVPQGNTRSFQDRGTSSSSIAVENLTGEGPTCKPTMSGNPTQDMLDLFLGPLLKKTQEQEKDGVPLAEEINFTREVKKQAYSVVLGEEEPPVVMKKKTSLKDKVAMFLD